In the Burkholderia glumae LMG 2196 = ATCC 33617 genome, one interval contains:
- a CDS encoding cytochrome ubiquinol oxidase subunit I: MEIFDALHLARLQFAFTVSFHIVFPAISIGMASFLAVLEGMWLRTGDASYKDMFLFWSKIFAVGFGMGVISGVVMAYEIGTNWGGFSRIAGSVTGPLLTYEVLTAFFLEAGFLGVMLFGWQRVSARAHYFATLMVALGTLISTFWILASNSFMQTPQGFGIEDGRIVPVDWWKIVFNPSFPYRLLHMTTAAFIVAGFLVAACGAWHLLKGRRDAAVKRSFSMALWLLLPLVPIQIAIGDAHGLNTREYQPAKIAAIEGVWETEPGGTALNLVGLPDMQAELTRYAIRVPHLGSLILTHSWNGEIRGLKTFPPEDRPYSPILFWTFRVMAGLGFLMLFAVLLGWWLRRGGRLYESRVFQRFMLWMGPSGIVALLAGWITTEVGRQPWTVYGVLRTEQSVSPLTGQQVGVTLLLFVIVYFLVFGTGVYYMLKLMKKGPSAGHDASQAAHPALHARALSRPLDSIDGE; encoded by the coding sequence ATGGAAATCTTCGACGCATTGCATCTGGCGCGCCTGCAGTTCGCGTTCACGGTGTCGTTTCACATCGTGTTCCCCGCGATCAGCATCGGCATGGCCAGTTTTCTGGCGGTGCTCGAGGGCATGTGGCTGAGGACGGGCGATGCGTCGTACAAGGACATGTTCCTGTTCTGGTCGAAGATCTTCGCGGTCGGCTTCGGCATGGGGGTGATCTCGGGCGTGGTGATGGCCTACGAGATCGGCACCAACTGGGGCGGCTTCTCGCGCATCGCGGGCAGCGTCACCGGCCCGCTGCTGACCTACGAAGTGCTGACGGCCTTCTTTCTGGAGGCCGGCTTTCTCGGCGTGATGCTGTTCGGCTGGCAGCGCGTGAGCGCGCGCGCGCATTATTTCGCCACGCTGATGGTGGCGCTCGGCACGCTGATCTCGACCTTCTGGATCCTCGCCTCGAACAGCTTCATGCAGACGCCGCAGGGCTTCGGCATCGAGGACGGCCGGATCGTGCCGGTGGACTGGTGGAAGATCGTTTTCAACCCGTCGTTTCCGTATCGGCTGCTGCACATGACCACGGCCGCGTTCATCGTCGCGGGCTTCCTCGTGGCGGCCTGCGGCGCATGGCACCTGCTGAAGGGGCGGCGCGATGCGGCCGTCAAGCGCAGCTTCTCGATGGCGCTGTGGCTGCTGCTGCCGCTGGTGCCGATCCAGATCGCGATCGGCGACGCGCACGGCCTGAACACGCGCGAATACCAGCCGGCCAAGATCGCGGCGATCGAGGGCGTGTGGGAAACCGAGCCGGGCGGCACCGCGCTGAACCTGGTCGGGCTGCCCGACATGCAGGCCGAGCTCACGCGCTACGCGATCCGCGTGCCGCATCTGGGCAGCCTGATCCTCACCCACAGCTGGAACGGCGAGATCCGCGGCCTGAAGACCTTCCCGCCCGAGGACAGGCCCTACTCGCCGATCCTGTTCTGGACCTTCCGCGTGATGGCGGGGCTCGGCTTCCTGATGCTGTTCGCGGTGCTGCTCGGCTGGTGGCTGCGGCGCGGCGGCCGGCTCTACGAGTCGCGCGTGTTCCAGCGCTTCATGCTGTGGATGGGGCCGTCGGGCATCGTGGCGCTGCTGGCCGGCTGGATCACCACCGAGGTGGGGCGCCAGCCGTGGACCGTCTACGGCGTGCTGCGCACCGAGCAGTCGGTATCGCCGCTCACCGGCCAGCAGGTCGGCGTCACGCTGCTGCTGTTCGTGATCGTCTACTTTCTCGTCTTCGGCACCGGCGTCTACTACATGCTGAAGCTGATGAAAAAAGGCCCCTCGGCCGGCCACGACGCGTCGCAGGCCGCCCATCCCGCGCTGCATGCCCGGGCGCTGTCGCGCCCGCTCGATTCGATCGACGGAGAGTGA
- the cydB gene encoding cytochrome d ubiquinol oxidase subunit II: MVLDLAVLWALIVGLGVFLYVMLDGFDLGIGLLFPFFDAERERQVMLNTVAPVWDGNETFLVLGGAVLYGAFPVAYATLLPANYLPLILMVIGLIFRGAAFELRAKAVRTQNLWDLAFIGGSTLATFCQGVVLGSLLQGTRIVDGSFAGDPFGWLSPFSVFCGFCLLITYATLGCGWIIWKTDGALQAKAYFLMKPLCLLLLGAIFLVSAWTVIGLPAVADRWFGGGRLLMFSPVPILVLACAAGIVRAVHRRRDTHPFVLTLAILFLGYTGLVISIWPNLVPPSLSIWQASSPAKSQWFILVGTVIVLPVILVYNFMQYRVFRGKVREGDAGYH, from the coding sequence ATGGTTCTCGACCTTGCCGTGCTGTGGGCGCTGATCGTCGGGCTCGGCGTATTCCTCTACGTGATGCTCGACGGCTTCGATCTCGGCATCGGCCTGCTGTTTCCGTTCTTCGACGCCGAGCGCGAGCGCCAGGTGATGCTCAACACGGTCGCGCCGGTGTGGGACGGCAACGAGACGTTCCTGGTGCTGGGCGGCGCGGTGCTGTACGGCGCGTTCCCGGTGGCCTACGCCACGCTGCTGCCGGCCAACTACCTGCCGCTGATCCTGATGGTGATCGGGCTGATTTTCCGCGGCGCCGCGTTCGAGCTGCGTGCCAAGGCGGTGCGCACGCAGAACCTGTGGGATCTCGCGTTCATCGGCGGCTCGACGCTCGCCACCTTCTGCCAGGGCGTCGTGCTCGGCTCGCTGCTGCAGGGCACGAGGATCGTCGACGGCAGCTTCGCCGGCGATCCGTTCGGCTGGCTCTCGCCGTTCAGCGTGTTCTGCGGCTTCTGCCTGCTGATCACCTACGCCACGCTCGGCTGCGGCTGGATCATCTGGAAGACCGACGGCGCGCTGCAGGCGAAGGCCTATTTCCTGATGAAGCCGCTCTGTTTGCTGCTGCTCGGCGCGATCTTCCTGGTCAGCGCCTGGACCGTGATCGGGCTGCCGGCCGTGGCCGACCGCTGGTTCGGCGGCGGCCGCCTGCTGATGTTCTCGCCGGTGCCGATCCTGGTGCTCGCCTGTGCGGCGGGCATCGTGCGCGCGGTGCACCGGCGCCGCGACACGCATCCGTTCGTGCTCACGCTGGCGATCCTGTTCCTCGGCTACACGGGCCTCGTGATCAGCATCTGGCCGAATCTCGTGCCGCCTTCGCTGAGCATCTGGCAGGCGTCCTCGCCGGCCAAGAGCCAGTGGTTCATCCTGGTCGGCACGGTGATCGTGCTGCCGGTCATCCTCGTCTACAACTTCATGCAGTACCGCGTGTTCCGCGGCAAGGTGCGCGAGGGCGACGCCGGCTATCACTGA
- a CDS encoding glucose/quinate/shikimate family membrane-bound PQQ-dependent dehydrogenase has translation MSRQSSSLGVVRGLTLLFAVLAGLYLLVGGVWLAAIGGSAYYVVAGLVLLVFAWLIRGRRAIALSVYALLLVGTAIWAVGESGFDFWALAPRSGVLVVFGVWLLLLVTRKLDGARAANGWALAASLVVWAGVLGYANFNDPQELNGTLAAAAPAKTSPVPGIADADWPAYGRTQDGTRYSPLKQITPDNVKNLQVAWTFRTGDMKGPNDPGEITAEVTPIKVGNLLYLCSPHQILFALDATTGKLAWKFDPRLKNDPSFQHVTCRGVSYHDLSAGGQAAAAPPAAPAMTAAAAPASGTAVAGDASAADAAASAPAAPAPAATTAQASPAACTRRIYLPVNDGHLYALDALTGQRCADFGNNGDLDLQHAQPVTTPGMYEPTSPPVVTNSVIVVAGAVEDNFSTREPSGVIRGFDVRTGKLVWAFDPGAKDPNHIPGPGQHYTWNSPNSWAPSAYDAKLDIVYLPMGVTTPDIWGGNRTPEQERYASGVLALHASTGKLAWFYQTSHHDLWDMDQPAQPTLADITDKNGKTVPVVYAPAKTGNIFVLDRRTGTPVVPAPELPVPQGPAKGDRLSPTQPFSDLTFRPKQKLTDADMWGATMFDQLVCRVMFHQLRYEGTFTPPSEQGTLVFPGNLGMFEWGGIAVDTDRQIAIANPIALPFVSRLIPRGPGNPMEPEPGAKGSGTESGIQPQYGVPYGVTLNPFLSPLGLPCKQPAWGYVSAIDLKTNQIVWKRRIGTVRDSSPVPLPFRMGMPMLGGPATTAGGVFFIGATADNYIRAYDTDNGKLLWQQRLPAGGQATPMTYEANGRQYVVISAGGHGSFGTKLGDYIIAYALPDTK, from the coding sequence ATGTCAAGACAATCCTCGTCGCTCGGTGTCGTCCGCGGGCTGACGCTGCTGTTCGCCGTGCTTGCCGGGCTGTACCTGCTGGTCGGCGGCGTCTGGCTCGCCGCGATCGGCGGCTCGGCATACTACGTGGTAGCCGGCCTCGTGCTGCTGGTATTCGCCTGGCTGATCCGAGGCCGCCGCGCCATCGCGCTCTCGGTCTATGCGCTGCTGCTGGTGGGCACGGCGATCTGGGCGGTGGGCGAATCCGGCTTCGACTTCTGGGCGCTCGCGCCGCGCTCGGGCGTGCTGGTGGTGTTCGGCGTCTGGCTGCTGCTGCTCGTCACGCGCAAGCTCGACGGCGCGCGCGCCGCGAACGGCTGGGCCCTGGCCGCCTCGCTGGTGGTCTGGGCGGGCGTGCTGGGGTACGCGAACTTCAACGATCCGCAGGAGCTGAACGGCACGCTCGCGGCCGCCGCGCCCGCGAAAACCTCGCCCGTGCCCGGCATCGCCGACGCCGACTGGCCCGCCTACGGCCGCACCCAGGACGGCACCCGCTATTCGCCGCTCAAGCAGATCACGCCCGATAACGTGAAGAACCTGCAGGTGGCGTGGACCTTCCGCACCGGCGACATGAAAGGCCCCAACGACCCGGGCGAGATCACGGCCGAGGTCACGCCGATCAAGGTCGGCAATCTGCTCTACCTCTGCTCGCCGCACCAGATCCTGTTCGCGCTCGACGCGACTACCGGCAAGCTCGCCTGGAAGTTCGACCCGCGCCTGAAGAACGACCCGTCGTTCCAGCACGTGACCTGCCGCGGCGTGTCGTATCACGACCTGTCGGCGGGGGGGCAGGCGGCTGCCGCGCCGCCGGCCGCCCCGGCCATGACGGCCGCCGCCGCGCCCGCTTCGGGCACGGCGGTTGCTGGCGACGCCAGCGCGGCCGATGCCGCGGCCAGCGCGCCGGCCGCTCCGGCCCCGGCCGCGACCACCGCGCAAGCCTCGCCGGCCGCCTGCACGCGCCGCATCTATCTGCCCGTCAACGACGGCCACCTCTATGCGCTCGACGCGCTGACGGGCCAGCGCTGCGCCGATTTCGGCAACAACGGCGATCTCGACCTGCAGCACGCCCAGCCGGTGACCACGCCGGGCATGTACGAGCCGACCTCGCCGCCCGTCGTCACGAACAGCGTGATCGTGGTCGCCGGCGCGGTCGAGGACAATTTCTCGACGCGCGAACCGTCCGGCGTGATCCGCGGCTTCGACGTGCGCACCGGCAAGCTGGTCTGGGCGTTCGATCCGGGCGCGAAGGATCCCAACCACATTCCCGGCCCGGGCCAGCACTACACCTGGAACTCGCCGAACTCGTGGGCACCGTCGGCCTACGATGCCAAGCTCGACATCGTCTATCTGCCGATGGGCGTGACCACCCCCGACATCTGGGGCGGCAACCGCACGCCGGAGCAGGAGCGCTACGCGAGCGGCGTGCTCGCGCTGCATGCGTCCACCGGCAAGCTGGCCTGGTTCTACCAGACCTCGCATCACGATCTCTGGGACATGGACCAGCCGGCGCAGCCCACGCTCGCCGACATCACCGACAAGAACGGCAAGACGGTGCCCGTGGTGTACGCGCCGGCCAAGACCGGCAACATCTTCGTGCTGGACCGCCGTACCGGCACGCCGGTGGTGCCGGCCCCCGAGCTGCCGGTGCCGCAGGGCCCCGCCAAGGGTGACCGGCTCTCGCCGACCCAGCCGTTCTCCGATCTCACCTTCCGTCCGAAGCAGAAGCTCACCGACGCGGACATGTGGGGCGCGACGATGTTCGACCAGCTCGTGTGCCGCGTGATGTTCCATCAGCTGCGCTACGAAGGCACCTTCACGCCGCCGTCGGAGCAGGGCACGCTGGTGTTTCCGGGCAACCTCGGGATGTTCGAGTGGGGCGGCATCGCCGTCGACACCGACCGCCAGATCGCGATCGCCAACCCGATCGCGCTGCCGTTCGTCTCGCGCCTGATCCCGCGCGGCCCGGGCAACCCGATGGAGCCGGAGCCGGGCGCCAAGGGCAGCGGCACCGAATCGGGCATCCAGCCGCAATACGGCGTGCCCTACGGCGTGACGCTGAACCCGTTCCTCTCGCCGCTCGGCCTGCCTTGCAAGCAGCCGGCCTGGGGCTATGTGTCGGCGATCGACCTGAAGACCAACCAGATCGTCTGGAAGCGCCGCATCGGCACGGTGCGCGACAGCTCGCCGGTGCCGCTGCCGTTCCGGATGGGCATGCCGATGCTGGGCGGCCCGGCCACCACCGCGGGCGGCGTGTTCTTCATCGGCGCGACCGCGGACAACTACATCCGCGCCTACGACACCGACAACGGCAAGCTGCTGTGGCAGCAGCGCCTGCCGGCCGGCGGCCAGGCCACGCCGATGACTTACGAGGCCAACGGCCGCCAGTACGTGGTGATCTCCGCGGGCGGCCACGGCTCGTTCGGCACCAAGCTCGGCGACTACATCATCGCCTACGCGCTGCCCGACACGAAGTAA
- a CDS encoding porin → MAASRTGRRAAAASAWLALGLHAGACAAQGSVTLYGLLDTSVEVTNPGSGWVPRLDSGAYRGSRIGVRGSEPIGGGLRVLFALESGFGSNDGMLSTAGTLFNRQAWVGLGAPWGELRVGRQYSPIYIPFKGQIDAFGAGTIASGLDNLSKITPYDSNAVSYLSPDFHGFTTTLMVSLRDPSGGGANGLGGSIATVAYRHGPLRIAFAHQQTNGAGALRANLGGVSWALGRLTAFVSMFNGDGGTPRYHDDGMAVSMRYAMSSRLGASLGYTFLRDCSGGGNDADQFSAAAEYDLSPRVLLYASAGWLRNRGAASFTLRGVNVTGLTPAYPGATVKGVQLGMIERF, encoded by the coding sequence ATGGCCGCGTCGCGCACCGGCCGGCGCGCGGCCGCCGCATCGGCGTGGCTCGCGCTCGGGCTGCATGCGGGCGCCTGCGCCGCGCAGGGCTCGGTCACGCTGTACGGCCTGCTCGACACCAGTGTGGAGGTGACCAACCCGGGCTCGGGCTGGGTGCCGCGGCTCGACTCGGGCGCCTATCGCGGCTCGCGCATCGGCGTGCGCGGCAGCGAGCCGATCGGCGGCGGGCTGCGCGTGCTGTTCGCGCTTGAGAGCGGCTTCGGCTCCAACGACGGCATGCTTTCCACGGCCGGCACGCTGTTCAACCGGCAGGCCTGGGTCGGGCTGGGCGCGCCGTGGGGCGAGCTGCGCGTGGGCCGCCAGTATTCGCCGATCTACATCCCGTTCAAAGGCCAGATCGACGCGTTCGGCGCGGGCACGATCGCCTCGGGCCTCGACAATCTGTCGAAGATCACGCCTTACGATAGCAATGCGGTCAGCTACCTGTCGCCCGATTTCCACGGCTTCACCACCACGCTGATGGTGTCGCTGCGCGATCCGTCGGGCGGCGGCGCGAACGGACTGGGCGGCAGCATCGCCACCGTCGCGTACCGGCACGGGCCGCTGCGAATCGCGTTCGCCCATCAGCAGACCAACGGCGCCGGGGCGCTGCGTGCGAATCTCGGCGGCGTGTCCTGGGCGCTCGGGCGGCTCACGGCGTTCGTCTCGATGTTCAACGGCGACGGCGGCACGCCGCGCTATCACGACGACGGCATGGCCGTGTCGATGCGCTACGCGATGAGCTCGCGGCTCGGTGCCTCGCTCGGCTATACCTTCCTGCGCGACTGCTCGGGCGGCGGCAACGACGCGGACCAGTTCAGCGCCGCGGCCGAATACGATCTCTCGCCGCGCGTGCTGCTCTATGCGAGCGCCGGCTGGCTGCGCAATCGCGGCGCTGCCAGCTTCACGCTGCGCGGCGTGAACGTGACGGGGCTCACGCCCGCGTATCCGGGCGCGACCGTGAAGGGCGTGCAACTGGGGATGATCGAGCGGTTCTGA
- a CDS encoding HlyD family efflux transporter periplasmic adaptor subunit, producing the protein MPRLPQLRQELTLSPGAATPDGAPTWMLHDPAANRFFQIGWPAFEMLSRWPLDDAQAIVEAVNRETTLHVTLDELEALARMLRQQNLLVSASAADTARLEQHDAAQRTSHAMWLLKHYLMIRIPLWHPMPLLRATERYVRFAFRPVSWIVVAAVALIGLILASRHWDEFVHTFHGYADWRGLVGVGIALGFAKILHEFAHAYTAQRHGCRVPTMGVALLVMLPVLYTDTTEAWKVPARRDRLWIGAAGMLSEIALAAFATLAWSLLPDGPLRGGAFMLATTTWVATLAINASPFMRFDGYFLLSDWLDMPNLHDRAFALGRWWLREWLFGFGDPQPEPCRASRRRFLIAFSFATWLYRLVVFMSIALVVYHAFFKLLGMLLFCVEFGWFIVRPVWREATLTWRRRDALRWCRETRRSALLGAALLGLLVLPWHAGVSAPAVLAPQRAQGLYTVAPGYLAATPTPARDGQRVRAGDTLAVLVSPELDAKLAAASADEAMLHWEVDQQPFDERLQKQGTALSHRWASARQTVAGLQAQIAQLTIRAPFDGTVQANDDAQAPGTWLPRGERIYDLIAPGAVKGDAYVGENDVARLKAGQSASFVASLPELAARRCRIDAIDKVNLATLDAPSVASTYGGPIPAEQDARTHQLVPLAATWQVRFGECSGGDGLGREVPGTVQLGAGRESYLGQGIRFVAAVLQREAGF; encoded by the coding sequence ATGCCAAGACTTCCGCAACTTCGCCAGGAGCTGACGCTCTCGCCCGGCGCGGCCACGCCCGACGGCGCACCGACCTGGATGCTGCACGACCCCGCCGCCAACCGTTTCTTCCAGATCGGCTGGCCGGCCTTCGAGATGCTCTCGCGCTGGCCGCTCGACGACGCGCAGGCGATCGTCGAGGCCGTCAATCGCGAAACCACGCTGCACGTGACGCTCGACGAGCTCGAGGCGCTCGCGCGCATGCTGCGCCAGCAGAACCTGCTGGTATCCGCGAGCGCCGCCGACACCGCGCGGCTCGAACAGCACGACGCCGCGCAGCGCACCTCGCACGCGATGTGGCTGCTCAAGCATTACCTGATGATCCGGATTCCGCTCTGGCATCCGATGCCGCTGCTGCGCGCCACCGAACGCTACGTGCGCTTCGCGTTCCGGCCGGTGTCGTGGATCGTGGTGGCCGCCGTCGCGCTGATCGGGCTGATCCTCGCCTCGCGCCACTGGGACGAGTTCGTTCACACCTTCCACGGCTACGCCGACTGGCGCGGCCTGGTCGGCGTGGGCATCGCGCTCGGCTTCGCGAAGATCCTGCACGAGTTCGCGCACGCCTACACGGCGCAGCGCCACGGCTGCCGCGTGCCCACCATGGGGGTGGCGCTGCTGGTGATGCTGCCGGTGCTCTACACCGACACCACCGAGGCCTGGAAGGTGCCGGCGCGGCGCGACCGGCTCTGGATCGGCGCGGCCGGCATGTTGAGCGAGATCGCGCTGGCCGCGTTCGCGACGCTGGCCTGGAGCCTGCTGCCCGACGGGCCGCTGCGCGGCGGCGCGTTCATGCTCGCCACCACCACCTGGGTGGCCACGCTCGCCATCAACGCCAGCCCGTTCATGCGCTTCGACGGCTATTTCCTGCTGTCGGACTGGCTCGACATGCCGAACCTGCACGACCGCGCGTTCGCGCTCGGCCGCTGGTGGCTGCGCGAGTGGCTGTTCGGCTTCGGCGACCCGCAGCCCGAGCCGTGCCGCGCCTCGCGGCGGCGCTTCCTGATCGCGTTCTCGTTCGCCACCTGGCTCTACCGGCTGGTGGTGTTCATGTCGATCGCGCTGGTGGTCTATCACGCGTTCTTCAAGCTGCTCGGCATGCTGCTGTTCTGCGTCGAGTTCGGCTGGTTCATCGTGCGCCCGGTCTGGCGCGAGGCGACGCTCACCTGGCGGCGCCGCGATGCGCTGCGCTGGTGCCGCGAGACACGCCGCAGCGCGCTGCTCGGCGCCGCGCTGCTGGGCTTGCTGGTGCTGCCGTGGCATGCCGGCGTGAGCGCACCGGCCGTGCTCGCGCCGCAACGCGCGCAGGGCCTCTACACCGTCGCGCCCGGCTATCTCGCCGCCACCCCGACGCCGGCGCGCGACGGCCAGCGGGTGCGCGCCGGCGACACGCTCGCCGTGCTGGTGTCGCCCGAACTCGACGCGAAGCTGGCCGCCGCCAGCGCCGACGAGGCGATGCTGCATTGGGAAGTGGACCAGCAGCCGTTCGACGAGCGGCTGCAAAAGCAGGGCACCGCGCTCTCGCATCGCTGGGCCTCGGCGCGCCAGACCGTGGCCGGGCTGCAGGCGCAGATCGCGCAGCTGACGATCCGCGCGCCATTCGACGGCACCGTGCAGGCCAACGACGACGCGCAGGCGCCCGGCACCTGGCTGCCGCGCGGCGAACGGATCTACGACCTGATCGCGCCCGGCGCCGTGAAGGGCGACGCCTACGTGGGCGAGAACGACGTGGCACGCCTGAAGGCCGGGCAGTCGGCCAGCTTCGTGGCGAGCCTGCCCGAACTCGCGGCGCGCCGCTGCCGGATCGACGCGATCGACAAGGTCAACCTGGCCACGCTCGACGCGCCGTCGGTGGCCAGCACCTACGGCGGCCCGATCCCGGCCGAGCAGGACGCGAGGACGCATCAGCTGGTGCCGCTCGCCGCCACCTGGCAGGTGCGTTTCGGTGAATGCAGCGGCGGCGACGGACTGGGGCGCGAGGTGCCGGGTACGGTGCAGCTCGGCGCGGGGCGCGAGAGCTACCTCGGCCAGGGCATTCGGTTCGTGGCGGCGGTGCTGCAGCGCGAAGCGGGGTTTTGA
- a CDS encoding efflux RND transporter periplasmic adaptor subunit, whose product MTQTQRADDAAQQVRIDGQQLAVLWQLSTRARAAASEATLGFTIVNETLALVPYRQAAWWRGDTPGHVAAVSGLPQSDPNAPYVQWLAALCKALAQGLRGTPPKDAAAHVEGHGAPVLPARPKVQTFTAADLEAEAPHVAAEWEAWWPAHGAWLPLTDRAGRPVGGVVFARDTAWSATDTALLTELGQVWAHAFEAFSPRASWLERARAVLRPGRQQRRVLIGVAVACVIPIRLTVLAPAEVTPKDPFVVRSPLDGVIDRLYVKPNQVVQAGTPLLGLDATTLQSRYAVARKDYDTAQEEFRQTEQLAVTDDRTRLDMAERRGKLDQSRVELDYTARQLARVSVNAARSGVAVFSDPNEWTGKAVAVGEKILVLADPAHVEVTAWLPVADNIDVQPGTALTLYPKSSPLTSYDARIDSIAWRAEPTPEGVLAYRVRASFDAGDPGARQAPLGAMGTARIRGPWVPAIYYVLRRPLTLARQWLGW is encoded by the coding sequence ATGACGCAAACGCAACGGGCCGACGACGCGGCGCAGCAGGTCCGCATCGACGGCCAGCAGCTCGCGGTGCTCTGGCAGCTCTCGACGCGTGCGCGGGCCGCCGCGAGCGAGGCCACGCTCGGCTTCACGATCGTCAACGAGACGCTCGCGCTGGTGCCCTACCGGCAGGCTGCCTGGTGGCGCGGCGACACGCCGGGCCACGTCGCGGCCGTCTCCGGCCTGCCGCAGAGCGACCCCAACGCCCCCTACGTGCAGTGGCTCGCCGCGCTCTGCAAGGCGCTCGCGCAAGGCCTGCGCGGCACGCCGCCGAAGGACGCGGCGGCCCACGTGGAAGGCCACGGCGCACCGGTGCTGCCGGCGCGGCCGAAGGTGCAGACCTTCACCGCCGCCGACCTCGAGGCCGAAGCGCCCCACGTGGCCGCCGAATGGGAGGCCTGGTGGCCCGCGCACGGCGCGTGGCTACCCTTGACCGACCGCGCCGGCCGCCCGGTGGGCGGCGTCGTGTTCGCGCGCGACACCGCCTGGAGCGCCACCGACACCGCGCTCTTGACCGAGCTCGGCCAGGTCTGGGCGCATGCGTTCGAGGCGTTCTCGCCGCGCGCGAGCTGGCTCGAACGCGCGCGCGCCGTGCTGAGGCCCGGCCGCCAGCAGCGCCGCGTGCTGATCGGGGTGGCCGTGGCCTGCGTGATCCCGATACGGCTGACCGTGCTCGCGCCGGCCGAGGTCACGCCGAAAGACCCGTTCGTGGTGCGCTCGCCGCTCGACGGCGTGATCGACCGGCTCTACGTGAAGCCGAACCAGGTGGTGCAGGCCGGCACGCCGCTGCTCGGCCTCGACGCCACCACGCTGCAGTCGCGCTACGCGGTGGCCCGCAAGGACTACGACACCGCGCAGGAGGAATTCCGCCAGACCGAGCAGCTCGCCGTCACCGACGACCGCACGCGCCTGGACATGGCCGAGCGGCGCGGCAAGCTCGACCAGAGCCGCGTCGAGCTCGACTACACGGCGCGCCAGCTCGCGCGCGTGAGCGTGAATGCCGCGCGCTCGGGGGTGGCCGTGTTCAGCGATCCGAACGAATGGACCGGCAAGGCGGTGGCCGTCGGCGAGAAGATCCTGGTGCTGGCCGACCCGGCCCACGTCGAGGTGACCGCCTGGCTGCCGGTGGCCGACAACATCGACGTGCAGCCCGGCACGGCGCTCACGCTCTATCCGAAGAGCTCGCCGCTCACCAGCTACGACGCGCGCATCGATTCGATCGCCTGGCGTGCCGAGCCCACCCCCGAGGGCGTGCTCGCCTACCGGGTGCGCGCCAGCTTCGACGCCGGCGACCCGGGAGCCCGGCAGGCGCCGCTCGGCGCGATGGGCACCGCGCGCATCCGCGGCCCGTGGGTGCCGGCGATCTATTACGTGCTGCGCCGCCCGCTGACGCTCGCGCGTCAATGGCTCGGCTGGTGA
- a CDS encoding efflux RND transporter periplasmic adaptor subunit, which translates to MTQYMTYRAAAAVALLVAAQFARAATAAPATPAARPAPAPAPVAAPAAPAAAPAGPDGNDSRIRIQLVSRDQVDVSSEIAAKIASLPFRDGDTFRAGQTLVTLDCSLFSAQLRKAQADAEGARELLDTNRKLQALHSIGELEVQQAQAKQKASAADVAYMQATVRKCAITAPFDGRVSKRSASPQQFAEPGKPLLTIIDTSHLELKMIVPSKWLAWLKPGHPLSVQVDEVGKTYPAKVARIGARVDPVTQTVDVTAALNGGAPELLPGMSGWATFAR; encoded by the coding sequence ATGACGCAGTACATGACCTACCGGGCAGCGGCCGCAGTCGCGCTGCTCGTCGCAGCACAGTTCGCGCGGGCCGCCACGGCGGCGCCCGCCACGCCTGCCGCGCGGCCGGCGCCCGCCCCGGCGCCGGTGGCCGCCCCCGCGGCGCCGGCCGCCGCGCCGGCGGGCCCGGACGGCAACGATTCGCGGATTCGCATCCAGCTCGTCTCGCGCGACCAGGTGGACGTGTCGAGCGAGATCGCGGCGAAGATCGCGTCGCTGCCGTTTCGCGACGGCGACACGTTCCGCGCCGGACAGACCCTCGTCACGCTCGACTGCTCGCTGTTCAGCGCCCAGCTGCGCAAGGCCCAGGCCGACGCGGAAGGCGCGCGCGAGCTGCTCGACACGAACCGCAAGCTGCAGGCGCTGCATTCGATCGGCGAGCTGGAAGTGCAGCAGGCCCAGGCCAAGCAGAAGGCCAGCGCCGCCGACGTCGCCTACATGCAGGCCACCGTGCGCAAGTGCGCGATCACCGCACCGTTCGACGGCCGCGTCTCCAAGCGCAGCGCCTCGCCCCAGCAGTTCGCGGAGCCCGGCAAGCCGCTTTTGACCATCATCGACACCAGTCATCTCGAACTGAAGATGATCGTGCCGTCGAAGTGGCTCGCCTGGCTCAAGCCCGGCCATCCGCTCAGCGTGCAGGTGGACGAGGTCGGCAAGACCTATCCGGCCAAGGTCGCGCGGATCGGCGCGCGCGTCGATCCGGTCACGCAGACCGTGGACGTGACGGCAGCACTGAACGGCGGTGCCCCGGAGCTGCTGCCGGGCATGAGCGGCTGGGCGACCTTCGCGCGGTGA